Proteins from a genomic interval of Halopseudomonas litoralis:
- a CDS encoding DUF523 domain-containing protein yields the protein MQKILVSSCLLGRPVRYDGSAHGPYSLLQHWQAQGRVVALCPEVSGGLPTPRPPAEIPGGQGAAVLEGLLPVVDVGGRDVSAAFLAGAAAAVELVSRQGIRFAVLKARSPSCGNQETYDGTFTGNRVAGEGVTAAALRRRGVQVFNENELELLASLLTD from the coding sequence ATGCAGAAGATTCTTGTCAGCAGTTGCCTGCTGGGGCGGCCGGTCCGCTACGACGGCAGCGCCCATGGTCCTTATTCCCTGCTGCAGCACTGGCAGGCACAGGGACGGGTGGTGGCGCTCTGCCCGGAAGTCAGCGGCGGTCTGCCCACGCCCCGGCCGCCGGCGGAAATCCCCGGCGGTCAGGGCGCAGCCGTGCTGGAGGGGCTACTACCTGTGGTTGATGTGGGTGGGCGCGATGTCAGTGCGGCGTTTCTTGCCGGTGCTGCCGCTGCGGTGGAACTGGTCAGCCGCCAAGGCATCAGGTTCGCTGTGCTCAAGGCGCGCAGCCCTTCCTGCGGGAATCAGGAAACCTATGATGGCACCTTCACCGGCAACCGCGTTGCCGGTGAAGGTGTGACCGCGGCCGCTTTGCGCCGCCGCGGGGTGCAGGTGTTCAACGAGAATGAACTGGAACTGCTGGCTTCTCTGCTGACGGATTGA
- a CDS encoding 2OG-Fe(II) oxygenase — MNRMPEFPAAAADRLVCVADSLAVHGWSITESALPDELIGELERNCHSLWASEALQPAAVGRAGEQLVLPEVRGDHIRWLDDCPANAAAAAYIGAMEELRHVLNRTLFLGLDNFETHYALYPPGAGYQRHVDRFKDSPLRTVSVVLYLNSQWQPGDGGELRLHLPDGVMDVPPRAGTLAVFMSASLPHEVLQAQRDRASLVGWFRRRPDNPLMH, encoded by the coding sequence ATGAATAGGATGCCCGAGTTCCCTGCCGCTGCGGCAGACCGTCTGGTCTGCGTGGCTGACAGCCTTGCTGTGCACGGCTGGTCGATAACCGAGAGTGCATTGCCCGACGAACTGATCGGTGAGCTGGAGCGTAACTGCCACTCTTTGTGGGCCAGCGAAGCCTTACAGCCAGCGGCGGTAGGGCGGGCCGGTGAGCAGCTGGTGCTGCCGGAGGTGCGAGGGGATCATATCCGCTGGCTGGATGACTGTCCGGCCAACGCGGCCGCCGCGGCGTATATCGGGGCGATGGAGGAATTGCGCCACGTGCTGAATCGAACCCTGTTCCTCGGCCTGGATAACTTCGAGACCCACTATGCACTGTATCCCCCCGGTGCCGGTTACCAGCGGCATGTGGATAGATTCAAGGACAGCCCATTGCGCACCGTCTCGGTGGTTCTGTATCTGAATAGTCAGTGGCAGCCGGGTGATGGCGGCGAATTGCGTCTGCATCTGCCGGATGGCGTGATGGATGTGCCGCCACGGGCAGGCACCCTGGCGGTGTTCATGAGCGCCAGTCTACCTCACGAGGTGCTCCAGGCGCAGCGTGATCGGGCCAGCCTGGTGGGCTGGTTCCGGCGCCGGCCGGACAACCCGTTGATGCATTGA
- a CDS encoding DUF2059 domain-containing protein produces MRPFPLSSLWFIFAALLLCSLYAGHVSASPAELYQRSGMAQHQQHFQAALQSAQQRYAGQFPPAVQETLVRNSSQRFEPQGMHDRAQARLALAMEPAAIQQALTFFNSPLGRKIVSAETQASSPASVATMQQGLPTRQLSAERHALIERLGSRLPALELGVEVSMALTGLAAQSANDLLGGLMKIPQQGGTASRDRLREQMRSNLPETLAYIYRDLSDDELTRFAEWAESVGGQAFYRATEQAVRDALNP; encoded by the coding sequence ATGCGCCCTTTCCCCCTGTCTTCTCTGTGGTTCATCTTTGCCGCTCTGCTGCTGTGCAGCCTCTATGCCGGCCATGTCAGCGCCAGCCCCGCAGAGCTGTACCAACGCTCCGGCATGGCGCAACACCAACAGCACTTCCAGGCCGCACTGCAGAGCGCTCAGCAGCGCTATGCCGGGCAATTTCCGCCGGCGGTACAGGAAACGCTGGTGCGCAACAGCAGTCAGCGTTTCGAGCCGCAGGGCATGCATGACCGCGCCCAGGCCCGGCTGGCCCTGGCCATGGAGCCGGCAGCTATCCAGCAGGCACTGACCTTCTTCAACAGTCCCCTGGGAAGAAAAATAGTTTCAGCTGAAACCCAGGCCAGCTCCCCAGCATCGGTGGCCACCATGCAGCAAGGCCTGCCAACGCGGCAGTTGAGCGCTGAACGCCACGCCTTGATCGAGCGACTGGGCAGCCGGTTGCCGGCACTGGAATTGGGTGTAGAAGTTTCCATGGCGCTCACCGGGCTGGCGGCGCAGAGCGCCAACGATCTGCTGGGTGGGCTGATGAAGATTCCGCAACAGGGCGGTACTGCCAGTCGCGACCGACTGCGTGAGCAGATGCGCTCCAACCTGCCGGAGACATTGGCCTATATCTACCGCGACCTGAGTGACGACGAACTGACCCGCTTTGCTGAATGGGCCGAGTCCGTCGGCGGGCAGGCCTTCTATCGCGCCACGGAGCAGGCCGTACGCGATGCGCTGAACCCCTGA